A region from the uncultured Macellibacteroides sp. genome encodes:
- a CDS encoding pesticidal protein Cry7Aa translates to MIEVRKEGIVLAKSELEFENEGILNPAVIREGDSVHIFYRAVQLWNQSTIGYCRLDGPLNVAERWEKPFIISEFDYESQGVEDPRIVKIDDTYYMSYTGYDGTNARGALATSKDLLHFTKHGLIVPPITYANFVYLVESAHRVNENYYHNHKFYYQESDPDERILLWDKNVVFFPRRINGNLVFLHRIRPGIQLVSIKELKDLTPEFWKDYFNNFHDHIVMDPIHKHESSYIGSGCPPIETEHGWVLIYHGVEETENGLVYSACAALLDLNDPSKELARLPEVLFKPDNEWELRGTIDNVCFPTGTALFGGTLFIYYGAADSCIACASLKLRDLVNELLANSGVESKHMDVAGTAEIPKAHALHKSSKKQKK, encoded by the coding sequence ATGATTGAGGTTAGAAAAGAAGGAATAGTATTGGCAAAGTCTGAACTGGAATTTGAAAATGAAGGTATACTAAATCCGGCTGTTATTCGTGAAGGTGATAGTGTTCATATTTTTTACCGGGCAGTTCAACTATGGAATCAATCCACGATTGGTTACTGCAGGTTGGACGGACCACTTAATGTGGCCGAGAGATGGGAAAAACCGTTTATAATTTCGGAATTTGATTATGAATCGCAGGGTGTGGAAGATCCTCGTATCGTTAAAATTGACGATACGTACTACATGTCTTACACCGGATACGACGGTACGAATGCACGGGGCGCATTGGCTACTTCGAAAGATTTACTTCATTTTACCAAACATGGACTGATAGTGCCTCCTATTACATATGCTAATTTTGTTTATCTGGTAGAATCGGCTCATAGAGTAAATGAAAATTACTACCACAATCATAAGTTTTATTATCAGGAATCCGATCCGGATGAAAGAATTTTGTTATGGGATAAGAATGTGGTTTTCTTTCCACGCCGGATCAATGGAAACCTTGTATTTCTTCATCGCATCAGACCGGGCATTCAATTGGTTTCTATCAAAGAGTTGAAGGATCTGACTCCTGAATTCTGGAAAGATTATTTTAATAATTTTCATGATCATATTGTGATGGACCCGATCCATAAACACGAATCAAGCTATATCGGAAGTGGTTGCCCTCCTATTGAAACAGAACATGGATGGGTATTGATTTATCATGGTGTAGAAGAAACGGAGAACGGACTTGTGTATTCGGCCTGCGCGGCTTTGCTGGATCTAAATGATCCGTCCAAAGAACTTGCCCGGTTGCCGGAAGTGTTGTTTAAGCCAGATAATGAGTGGGAATTACGGGGTACTATTGATAACGTTTGCTTCCCCACCGGAACTGCTTTGTTTGGCGGTACCTTATTTATTTATTACGGAGCCGCCGATTCTTGCATTGCCTGTGCTTCGTTAAAGCTCAGAGACTTAGTCAATGAACTATTAGCTAATTCCGGCGTTGAAAGTAAGCATATGGATGTTGCCGGGACTGCTGAAATACCAAAAGCGCACGCACTTCATAAATCATCTAAAAAACAAAAAAAATGA
- a CDS encoding outer membrane beta-barrel protein produces MKKNVFTFLACLLIANTINAQGTDSDSRDNIHIGIKAGANYSNIYDSEGEEYEADGKIGFAGGLFLSLPLGKYVGIQPEVLFSQKGFKATSSVLGSDVGLTRTTNYIDIPIFLAIKPSRMLTLLVGPQYSYLIKQKDVFTNPITDVEVTQDFEADDIRKNTLCMVGGIDITLSSIVIGARVGMDLYNNNGDGTSTTPRYKNAWAQATVGFRF; encoded by the coding sequence ATGAAAAAAAATGTATTTACATTCTTAGCTTGCCTGTTAATTGCTAATACAATAAACGCGCAGGGAACAGATTCAGATTCTAGAGACAATATTCATATTGGAATAAAAGCAGGTGCGAACTATTCAAATATTTATGATTCGGAAGGCGAAGAATATGAAGCTGATGGTAAAATTGGTTTTGCTGGTGGTTTATTTTTAAGTCTCCCTCTTGGCAAATATGTGGGCATCCAACCCGAGGTATTGTTCTCACAGAAAGGCTTTAAAGCGACCAGCAGTGTGCTTGGCAGTGATGTAGGCCTGACCCGCACCACGAATTACATCGACATACCCATATTTTTAGCCATAAAACCCAGCAGGATGCTAACACTGCTTGTCGGACCTCAATACTCTTATTTGATCAAACAAAAAGATGTGTTCACTAATCCGATTACCGATGTTGAGGTAACTCAGGACTTTGAGGCAGACGATATTCGTAAAAACACGTTATGCATGGTTGGTGGAATAGATATAACTCTATCTAGCATTGTTATCGGAGCTAGGGTTGGAATGGATCTGTATAATAACAATGGCGACGGGACTTCAACAACTCCCCGTTACAAAAATGCCTGGGCGCAAGCTACAGTGGGTTTTAGGTTTTAA
- a CDS encoding glycosyltransferase family 4 protein produces the protein MKVLVLYEYPPTPGGLATQGDLLYKGLMELGVDVHAAHFESDQEKEWYYRWFKPDVVVGIGYWGYTPHLILNPQRFGMQPVPWLVSDGYIANYQDVLNALPLILVTSNWVKEMYVRDGIDGDRIEVLPVGCDTDTFKPYRKSDPKIIAVREALGISPDELMILTVGGDAASKGGQEVMQALALIDKKVPKWKYVCKVWPQKRTKIQNISDDELATSLGIEKNVIYAVNTISRNFMPFLIAACDIYAAPSRLEGFGMPQVEAGACAKPVLSINAMGMLDTLVHGETALLAGVAKKIVVSEVILGPESGFEDHHKVVFNTPRIVDYRADVSDIAKYMSILMNDALLREKMGKAGHDRVVKNFDYRVVAKKFVQIMNDRLGIK, from the coding sequence ATGAAAGTATTGGTATTGTATGAATATCCTCCGACTCCCGGGGGACTGGCAACACAGGGAGATTTGTTATACAAAGGTTTGATGGAATTGGGTGTCGATGTTCACGCCGCGCATTTCGAATCGGATCAAGAAAAAGAATGGTATTATCGTTGGTTTAAACCCGATGTAGTCGTGGGAATTGGTTATTGGGGATATACGCCTCATTTGATTCTTAATCCGCAACGATTCGGAATGCAGCCCGTTCCATGGTTAGTTTCCGATGGATATATTGCCAATTATCAAGATGTTCTGAATGCACTTCCTCTTATTCTAGTTACCTCTAATTGGGTAAAAGAAATGTATGTGCGCGATGGTATTGATGGTGACAGAATTGAAGTTTTACCTGTTGGGTGCGATACGGATACTTTTAAGCCTTACAGAAAGAGTGATCCTAAAATCATTGCCGTCCGGGAAGCTTTAGGCATTTCGCCGGATGAATTAATGATTCTCACTGTGGGAGGGGATGCTGCATCGAAGGGCGGCCAGGAAGTTATGCAGGCGCTTGCACTTATTGATAAAAAAGTTCCGAAATGGAAATACGTTTGTAAAGTATGGCCACAAAAGCGTACCAAAATTCAGAATATATCCGATGATGAACTTGCAACCAGTCTGGGTATTGAAAAAAATGTCATTTATGCCGTCAATACAATCTCCCGTAACTTCATGCCTTTTCTGATAGCTGCCTGCGATATTTACGCTGCCCCATCAAGATTGGAAGGGTTCGGTATGCCGCAAGTAGAAGCGGGAGCCTGCGCAAAACCGGTATTGAGTATTAATGCAATGGGTATGCTGGACACATTGGTACACGGCGAAACGGCATTGCTGGCGGGAGTCGCTAAGAAAATAGTGGTAAGCGAAGTTATTCTTGGTCCTGAATCGGGTTTTGAAGATCATCATAAAGTAGTATTTAATACCCCACGCATTGTTGATTACCGGGCAGATGTGTCCGATATTGCCAAATACATGTCGATACTGATGAATGATGCCCTTTTACGTGAAAAAATGGGTAAAGCCGGGCATGATCGTGTTGTAAAAAACTTTGACTACCGGGTAGTAGCTAAAAAATTTGTTCAGATAATGAATGACAGGTTGGGCATAAAATAG
- a CDS encoding YtxH domain-containing protein, with protein sequence MSTGKVVLGVIAGAATGALLGILFAPAQGSVTRRSIYRKGERKMDALKDKFSDMVESITDKFEKVKVDVTDLIHDAELTAEKVEKDLIKR encoded by the coding sequence ATGAGTACAGGAAAAGTAGTATTAGGCGTAATTGCCGGCGCAGCAACAGGCGCTTTATTAGGTATTTTATTTGCACCGGCACAAGGTTCGGTAACACGCAGATCTATTTACCGCAAAGGTGAACGAAAAATGGATGCGTTGAAAGATAAATTCAGTGATATGGTTGAAAGTATCACCGATAAGTTCGAAAAAGTAAAGGTTGATGTTACGGATCTGATTCATGACGCGGAACTTACCGCCGAAAAAGTAGAAAAAGATCTGATCAAACGATAA
- a CDS encoding PIG-L family deacetylase: MKSNRVKSIAVIVAHPDDETLWAGGIMLEHPLNNWFVVCICRASDPERASRFKNALVMLNAQGAMGDLDDGPDQHPLDEKVLENEILRLLSETHYDLIITHDSAGEYTKHLRHEEVNKAVVTLWHERKITASELWTFAYEDGNKAYFPKAKKNAAIFELLSEKIWLRKYKLITDTYGFDKDSWEAETTPLSEAFWQFKDAHFARIKLK, from the coding sequence ATGAAAAGTAATAGAGTTAAATCGATTGCGGTAATTGTGGCCCATCCCGACGACGAGACTTTGTGGGCAGGTGGAATTATGCTGGAACATCCGTTAAACAATTGGTTTGTGGTGTGCATTTGCCGTGCAAGTGATCCGGAACGGGCCTCAAGGTTTAAAAATGCACTTGTAATGCTAAATGCCCAAGGGGCTATGGGTGATTTGGATGATGGACCCGACCAACATCCGCTGGATGAAAAAGTGCTGGAGAATGAGATCCTGCGACTCCTGTCAGAAACTCATTATGACTTGATTATAACGCACGATTCAGCTGGCGAATATACTAAACATCTAAGGCACGAGGAAGTCAACAAAGCGGTAGTAACTCTTTGGCACGAGAGAAAAATAACGGCCAGCGAACTCTGGACATTTGCCTACGAAGATGGCAACAAAGCTTATTTTCCGAAAGCGAAAAAGAATGCAGCTATATTCGAATTGCTTTCCGAAAAGATATGGTTGAGGAAATATAAACTAATTACCGACACCTACGGGTTCGACAAAGATAGCTGGGAAGCCGAAACAACTCCGTTGTCTGAAGCTTTCTGGCAATTTAAAGATGCTCACTTTGCAAGAATCAAATTAAAATAA
- a CDS encoding ATP-binding cassette domain-containing protein, producing MKTEELQLSHKEPNGTASNETVIEISDLCKSFGTQNVLKNFSMKLYNGENLVILGKSGSGKSVLIKCIVGLLRSDSGTIKVFDHEVTTLTSQKMGEIRQKIGFLFQSGALYDSMTVKENLEFPLRRIRTHLKQKEIDAKITEVLENVGLADALNKMPSQLSGGMRKRISLARTIVVDPQIILYDEPTTGLDPVTSDEISLLINEVQKKYKTSSIIITHDIRCARITANRLIMLQDGEVYAEGNMAEFDNSTDKVIKSFFK from the coding sequence ATGAAAACAGAGGAATTACAATTGTCACATAAAGAACCAAACGGAACAGCAAGCAACGAAACGGTTATTGAAATATCCGATCTATGCAAATCGTTCGGAACACAGAACGTTTTAAAAAACTTTTCGATGAAGCTTTACAATGGCGAAAACTTGGTAATACTAGGCAAATCGGGTAGTGGTAAATCCGTTTTAATCAAGTGCATTGTTGGCCTGTTACGCTCGGATAGCGGTACAATAAAAGTCTTTGATCATGAGGTTACTACATTAACCTCCCAAAAAATGGGCGAGATACGTCAGAAGATTGGTTTTCTATTTCAGAGTGGCGCTTTGTATGATTCAATGACAGTAAAAGAGAATCTGGAATTTCCTTTACGAAGAATCAGAACACATCTTAAGCAAAAAGAAATAGATGCAAAAATTACGGAAGTGTTGGAAAATGTTGGATTGGCAGATGCCCTTAATAAAATGCCTTCGCAATTATCCGGAGGTATGCGTAAGAGAATTAGTCTGGCGAGAACAATCGTTGTCGACCCCCAAATTATCCTCTACGATGAACCTACCACCGGACTTGATCCGGTAACATCCGACGAGATAAGTTTACTTATTAACGAGGTTCAAAAAAAATATAAAACCTCTTCGATTATTATCACACACGATATACGATGTGCCCGCATTACAGCCAACCGACTTATTATGTTGCAAGATGGTGAAGTGTATGCAGAAGGTAATATGGCAGAGTTCGATAATTCGACCGATAAGGTTATTAAGTCATTCTTTAAATAA
- a CDS encoding glycosyltransferase produces the protein MRNENIFEKSDRLINGETVFSYDRSTILPDKIKKSIHHIHLNLTHNKAEVLFVTSYPPRECGIATYSQDLIMALNKKFSNSLSIKTCALENGRDTYNYPEEVKYTLDTSQRNSYLDLGRAINENNQIQFVLIQHEFGFYKNQEQAFLQLLHDIKKPVVVAFHTVLPNPDSLLRLQVNNIVSACKSVVVMTKTSAEILMSDYGVSTKKISVIAHGTHLVPHLSEKFLKDKYGLTGRKVLTTFGLLSSGKSIETTLDALPAIIKQCPEVIFLVIGKTHPEVVKNEGEMYRESLVKKVNELGINDHVKFINKYLELPVLLEYLQLTDIYLFTTNDPNQAVSGTFVYAMSCGCPIISTPIPHAREVLTKDTGIIFDFRNSAQLASSVNLLLNDYPLRKNIISNTLQKIVSTAWENSAVAYAMLFQQMSGNKTKFRYNLPEINLAHLNAMTTEFGMIQFSKINQPDIKSGYTLDDNARALVASCMNFKLSSEKESTENIRKYLSFIKLCQQPSGNFLNYVDQDHNFTAQNQEVNLEDSNGRALWALGYVVSLKQILPDTIVTDAISIFQRAMLNLKSTKSPRAMAFAIKGLFYFQKTEKSAIFQSIVEVFANRLMELYKKESTSIWKWYESYMTYANSILPEAMLYAWLITGKESYKEIAVTSFDFLLSLIFNKNGIEVISNKGWLQKGQEAGQFGEQPIDVAYTIMTLSKFYDVLSDEDYRNKMEIAFNWFLGNNRLHQIVYNPCTGGCYDGLEETHVNLNQGAESTISYLMARLTVEKYKNEK, from the coding sequence ATGAGAAATGAAAATATCTTCGAAAAGTCAGACAGACTTATTAACGGAGAGACCGTATTCAGTTACGACAGATCAACAATATTACCCGATAAAATAAAGAAAAGTATACATCATATTCATCTTAACCTGACTCATAATAAAGCCGAAGTATTGTTTGTAACTTCTTATCCCCCCAGGGAATGCGGTATTGCAACATACTCGCAAGATTTGATCATGGCGTTGAACAAGAAATTTAGCAATTCATTGTCAATTAAAACTTGTGCGCTGGAAAACGGCAGGGATACCTACAATTACCCAGAAGAAGTTAAATACACTCTGGATACATCACAGAGGAATTCATATCTGGATCTTGGCCGGGCTATTAATGAGAATAATCAAATTCAATTTGTGCTGATTCAGCATGAGTTCGGATTCTATAAAAATCAGGAGCAAGCCTTTCTGCAACTATTGCACGACATAAAAAAGCCGGTAGTGGTGGCTTTCCATACGGTATTACCTAATCCTGATTCGCTGCTAAGGTTGCAGGTTAATAATATTGTGTCTGCCTGTAAATCGGTGGTTGTGATGACTAAAACTTCGGCAGAAATTCTGATGAGCGATTATGGTGTTTCTACAAAAAAAATAAGCGTGATTGCCCATGGAACACACCTTGTTCCGCATTTAAGCGAAAAGTTTCTGAAAGATAAATACGGATTAACCGGGCGGAAAGTACTGACTACCTTTGGCTTACTCAGCTCGGGCAAAAGTATCGAAACCACGCTAGATGCCTTGCCTGCCATAATAAAGCAATGTCCTGAAGTAATATTTCTGGTAATTGGAAAGACTCATCCCGAAGTAGTGAAAAACGAAGGCGAAATGTATCGGGAAAGTCTGGTTAAAAAGGTGAACGAACTGGGAATAAATGATCATGTGAAGTTTATCAACAAGTACCTTGAATTACCGGTACTGCTTGAATATTTACAGCTCACCGATATTTACCTTTTTACTACTAACGATCCGAATCAGGCTGTGAGTGGCACATTTGTGTATGCTATGAGCTGCGGTTGTCCGATTATTTCTACACCCATACCACATGCCCGGGAAGTGCTGACCAAAGATACAGGGATCATTTTTGATTTCAGGAATTCAGCACAACTGGCCAGCAGCGTAAACCTTTTGCTTAACGATTATCCTTTGCGGAAAAATATTATATCGAATACCTTGCAGAAGATTGTTTCTACTGCCTGGGAAAACTCGGCTGTGGCCTATGCAATGTTGTTTCAGCAGATGTCGGGTAATAAGACTAAATTCCGCTATAATTTACCGGAAATCAATCTGGCACATTTAAATGCTATGACAACCGAATTCGGAATGATTCAGTTTTCTAAAATTAATCAGCCTGACATTAAATCTGGCTATACCCTGGACGACAATGCACGTGCGCTTGTAGCCTCTTGTATGAACTTTAAACTATCCAGCGAAAAAGAGAGCACTGAGAATATCCGTAAATACCTTTCTTTTATAAAATTATGTCAGCAGCCATCCGGTAATTTCTTAAATTATGTAGATCAAGACCATAATTTTACGGCTCAGAATCAGGAAGTCAATTTAGAAGATTCCAATGGCAGGGCCTTATGGGCATTGGGTTATGTGGTTTCGCTAAAGCAAATCTTACCTGATACCATTGTTACCGATGCCATCAGCATCTTTCAACGTGCCATGCTTAATCTGAAATCTACCAAATCGCCCCGGGCTATGGCTTTTGCTATAAAAGGGTTATTCTATTTTCAGAAGACGGAAAAATCGGCAATTTTTCAGTCCATCGTGGAGGTATTTGCCAACCGGTTAATGGAATTGTACAAGAAAGAATCTACTTCAATATGGAAATGGTATGAGAGTTATATGACTTATGCCAACAGTATCTTACCTGAAGCCATGCTTTACGCCTGGCTTATTACCGGCAAAGAAAGTTATAAAGAAATCGCTGTAACTTCCTTTGATTTTTTGTTATCGCTTATTTTCAACAAAAACGGAATTGAAGTGATATCGAATAAAGGGTGGTTACAAAAAGGCCAGGAAGCCGGACAGTTTGGAGAACAACCCATCGATGTGGCCTACACCATCATGACGCTGAGTAAATTTTACGATGTGCTGAGCGACGAAGATTACCGCAACAAAATGGAAATTGCTTTCAACTGGTTCTTAGGGAATAACCGCTTGCATCAAATCGTTTATAATCCATGTACCGGCGGGTGTTACGACGGGCTGGAAGAAACTCATGTGAATCTGAATCAGGGAGCAGAGTCAACCATAAGTTACCTGATGGCGCGCTTAACCGTCGAAAAGTATAAGAATGAAAAGTAA
- a CDS encoding glycoside hydrolase 100 family protein, whose amino-acid sequence MKNRVDQEINETKKAALEVLLHNAHGPYMALPRTAGWGYPEPYTRDLMFSILGIAVSGNEKLMNSMRYVLETLAKNQSEHGHIPSLVHDGEDRGSSDTTPLFLLGIGIFRKQSGEPGFLQEAVEKALTWMEYQSPSDRYMVAQQPTSDWRDEQWVLGYGLFVNTIVYSYLRLFGLNEKAERILQEMNKFTITGGTIHHHVHTGLVVKYKPYYAMWSYKILSSERFDLLGNSLAILSGIASPSRAIEMIAWVEEECTAMRAKGDLAVDLPPNFFPFVRPADPEWNERYAEFNNPGDYHNGGIWPFVCGFYIAALVAAKKYSLAKEKLDVLTQFVKKARTDKPDFGFNEWIKAQDGKPMGQDWQTWSAALYLYAVKCVEDKNTPFFNEIRTIAR is encoded by the coding sequence ATGAAAAATAGAGTTGATCAGGAAATAAATGAGACTAAAAAAGCCGCACTGGAAGTACTTCTTCACAATGCGCACGGTCCTTATATGGCACTACCACGTACAGCTGGGTGGGGATACCCCGAACCATACACGCGAGATTTAATGTTTTCTATTTTGGGAATTGCTGTGAGCGGGAACGAGAAGTTGATGAACAGCATGCGCTACGTACTGGAAACTCTGGCTAAAAACCAGAGTGAACACGGTCATATACCTTCATTGGTCCATGATGGTGAAGATCGCGGTTCGAGTGATACAACACCCTTGTTTCTACTTGGCATAGGTATTTTCCGAAAACAAAGCGGCGAACCTGGGTTTCTGCAGGAAGCGGTTGAAAAAGCACTTACATGGATGGAGTATCAAAGTCCGTCCGACAGGTACATGGTGGCACAACAGCCCACCAGCGACTGGCGCGACGAACAATGGGTGCTGGGCTACGGATTATTTGTAAATACAATTGTTTACAGCTATTTGCGGTTGTTTGGATTAAATGAAAAAGCGGAGCGTATTCTGCAGGAAATGAACAAATTCACCATTACCGGTGGAACAATTCATCATCATGTGCACACTGGGTTAGTTGTAAAATATAAACCGTATTATGCCATGTGGTCGTATAAAATTCTAAGCAGCGAACGATTCGATCTGCTAGGTAACAGCTTAGCTATTCTATCGGGAATAGCATCCCCCTCCAGAGCCATCGAAATGATTGCATGGGTTGAAGAAGAATGTACTGCTATGCGTGCCAAAGGGGATCTGGCAGTCGATTTGCCTCCCAATTTTTTCCCTTTTGTAAGACCTGCTGACCCTGAATGGAACGAACGGTATGCAGAATTCAATAACCCCGGCGATTATCACAACGGGGGTATCTGGCCTTTTGTATGCGGTTTTTATATCGCAGCATTGGTTGCGGCTAAAAAGTACTCACTTGCCAAAGAAAAACTTGATGTTTTAACACAATTCGTAAAAAAAGCAAGAACTGACAAACCCGATTTCGGATTTAATGAATGGATAAAAGCACAGGACGGCAAACCCATGGGGCAAGACTGGCAGACCTGGAGTGCTGCACTCTATTTGTATGCGGTTAAATGCGTGGAAGATAAAAATACTCCGTTTTTTAACGAAATAAGAACCATAGCAAGATGA
- a CDS encoding MlaD family protein — MDTHTQKFKIRLGLFVAGGLTLFIFAVFIIGKQKNLFNPVFKLTSTFHNVGGLQIGNNVRFSGINVGTVDNIVIINDSTVRTDLLIKEEIRKFIKTDCRIAIGSEGIIGDKLVTISQGSADAPLIKEGQRLESNEPVETDVIMASLAITAGNAEVITRELAEIMIKINSGTGTLGRLIQDKTLAENLDKTIVNLKQGSKSLDENMTAIKHNILFKGYFNKKAKKEAKLKEDAVKAAEKKKKKSTKK, encoded by the coding sequence ATGGATACTCATACTCAGAAATTTAAAATTCGTTTAGGACTTTTTGTAGCCGGAGGACTAACATTATTTATTTTCGCTGTATTTATTATTGGGAAACAAAAAAACTTGTTTAACCCTGTTTTCAAACTTACATCCACCTTTCACAATGTAGGCGGATTGCAGATTGGGAATAATGTCCGCTTCTCGGGCATCAATGTGGGAACAGTAGATAATATAGTTATTATAAACGATTCTACAGTACGGACAGATCTCTTGATTAAAGAAGAAATCCGAAAGTTTATAAAAACTGATTGCCGAATTGCAATTGGGTCTGAAGGAATTATTGGAGATAAGCTGGTAACTATTTCGCAGGGAAGTGCAGATGCACCCTTGATCAAAGAGGGTCAGCGGCTAGAATCGAACGAACCGGTAGAAACTGATGTCATCATGGCTAGTTTGGCTATTACTGCTGGAAATGCAGAAGTTATTACCCGCGAACTAGCTGAAATCATGATAAAAATAAACAGTGGCACAGGTACTCTCGGTCGGTTAATTCAGGATAAAACGCTTGCCGAGAACTTGGATAAAACCATTGTGAATCTTAAACAGGGATCTAAGAGCCTGGATGAAAACATGACGGCAATCAAACACAACATCCTTTTCAAAGGCTACTTTAACAAAAAGGCTAAGAAAGAAGCTAAACTGAAAGAAGATGCAGTGAAAGCCGCAGAAAAGAAGAAGAAAAAATCAACTAAGAAATAG